One window from the genome of Gemmatimonadaceae bacterium encodes:
- a CDS encoding DCC1-like thiol-disulfide oxidoreductase family protein, which produces MTSSVLLYDGHCGLCNGTVRFILQRERLHTLEFAPIGGDFFRGVIARHPELRDMDSVMWVDAPDTPAERVAVRSEAALRVARYLGGAWRLAALGGFVPRRMRDWAYDVVARYRHRLPGVSAQSFVVPAAARTRFRG; this is translated from the coding sequence ATGACGTCGAGCGTCCTCCTCTACGACGGCCATTGCGGCCTGTGCAACGGGACCGTGCGTTTCATCCTGCAGCGGGAGCGCCTGCACACACTGGAGTTCGCCCCGATCGGCGGCGATTTCTTTCGTGGTGTGATCGCGCGCCATCCCGAGTTGCGGGACATGGACTCCGTCATGTGGGTGGACGCCCCCGACACTCCCGCCGAGCGGGTGGCCGTGCGTTCCGAGGCCGCACTCCGCGTGGCGCGTTACCTGGGTGGCGCGTGGCGTCTGGCTGCGCTCGGCGGGTTCGTTCCGCGGCGGATGCGCGACTGGGCGTATGATGTCGTGGCTCGCTACCGCCACCGGCTGCCCGGCGTCTCTGCCCAGAGCTTCGTGGTTCCGGCGGCCGCGCGGACCCGCTTCCGCGGCTAG